Part of the Rhodohalobacter barkolensis genome, GAATGGGAAAATCAGATCCTGAATCGTAAGGCTTGTTAAAATCCGTTTTGATTTCTTAAGGTATGCGTTGTTATCAAAACTGAGATCAGCAGTATTTAAAAAAGATGCAGAGCCTGATTCTTTCGGTTCAATTTCAGAACCGCTATCAACCATAATCTCTGATAAAAGCAGCGCAGGATATGGAGTGGAAAAAAGCAGATCTTTACTGCCGGATACGTCATTAACTTCAATCCCGGCATAAAAGTCATTCTTCTGGAATTCAGATCCAACAGCTATTCCACTGAGGATGGCAATAGTAGCTGCAAGACAAAAATTGAGTAATATTTTGGGTACCTTTCGCATTCTTTAATAGTACGAACAAAATACAGAATTTGTTCTATCACTCGTAAGTAATTTAATCAGTTTTAAATAATGACTGAACAAGAAAAAGAAGAGCTTTTAGAGATCATTCACGATCAAATTGAATCTACAAAAGTGGAAGTCAAAGAGTTGATTGAGCTCACCAAACCAATTTCACTCGATAACTCCATTGGCAGACTCTCACGAATGGATGCCATCAACAATAAAACCATTAATGAAAGTGCCCTTCGGGAAAAAAAGAAGATCCTCCAAAAACTTGAAAGGGCAAAAGAGAGAAGTAAAGAGGGTAAACTTGGAACATGCCTGAAGTGTGGAGAAGAAATTCCCTTCGGCCGATTGAAGATTATGCCCTACACTACCCGCTGTGTAAAATGTGCAAATCGTCCTTAGTTCTGCTGAACTTTTTCTTTCTTCATTTCCATATAAATTCGCTGTTTTACCGCATCAGCAATAAATGATATCCCGGCATTCAGCGAGCCAATCCCAAATAAGCCGATCCAAAACCACAAGGCCATATGTCCCAAATCAAACTCATCCGGGCTATTACTCTTTATAATTGTAGCTTCGGCAATTAAATTTACTGCAAGGCCAATCAGCATTACACCGATAATAGAGTGGCGCCACCATTTTTTTTCGTAGGTCATGGGAATGTGGTTATTTAAAAATCATACCCAATGAAGCTTCAACTGTACCCAATTCGTTCCTCCCTTGCTTTAAGAACAAAAAAATCACTATCGAAAAGTGCTCTTAAAGCATAAAAAATTTACCTCTCCTTTATTTTCGAACTAATTTTTTAATTATGTCTATTTAGATTTCAAAAGCTATTACAGGCAAAGAGTTATAGATACTTTTACCTTAAATACTTCCTATCTTGAAAGAGTATCGAATTATAATTTCACTAAACTACCATAACAAATTATGATTAATGTAATTCAAATTGGAATCGGCGCACTCGGGAAGCAGGTGCTTCAATATCTGGCCGACAGAGATGGTATCAACGTAGTGGGTCTTGTAGACCTGAACCCTGAAGTAGTCGGTAAAAATATCAGTGATATTGCTGATACGAATCGATCTGATGTAACAGTTTACAAATCACTGGACGATGCAATTTCGAACGCTCCTGAAAAACCTGAGGTAGCGGTTCTAACTACTGTTTCTTCTATTGAAAAACTGGTTTCTCAGGTTGAGGAAGCAGCGAATGCAGGCCTTCACATTGTTTCAACCTGTGAGGAACTCACATTTCCGTGGGAACAGCACCCCGAAGCAGCAAACAAAATTGACTCCGTTTGTAAGGAGAATAGCGTAGCCTGTCTTGGAACCGGTGTAAATCCCGGATTTTTGATGGACTATCTCCCATCAGCTTTCACCTCTGTTTGTCAGCGAGTGGATTCTATTACCGTTGAACGTGTTCAGGATGCATCCGTTCGCCGGATTCCATTCCAGCAAAAAATTGGAGCCGCTCTTACTCACGAAGAATTCCAGACTAAAAAGGATGATGGAAGCCTTCGCCATGTAGGTCTGCCTGAATCAGTAGACCTGATTGCACACGCGATGGGTTGGGTTCTGGACGAAAATCGTGAAACTCTGGATCCTGTCATTGCCAGAGATAAAATCACCAATGGGTATAAACCGATTGAGAAAGGAAATCCTGCCGGCGTAGAACAGGTTGGTTCAGGTTTTATTAATGGTGTAGAGAAGATCAAACTGGTTTTCCGTGCTGCTGTTGGTGAAGAGAAATCTTACGACCGTATAACGATCAAAGGATTGCCAAATATCACGACTGAAATTGATGGCGGATTGAATGGCGATGTTGCCACCTGCGCCATTACCGTGAATGCAGTTCGATCTGCCACAGCGTCCACACCCGGACTCAAAACGATGCTGGACGTTCCTGTTCCGGCCTATTTTTCTGATATTTAGATCAGATTCCCGTCAGACCGTTTCGCGCGGTCAGACGGGAATTTTATTAACTCCCTATGATCTTTCCCATAACACAGTAAAATCCCCACATAGAAGGGAGATTTACCAATTGACTCTTCTTAACAGATTCAAAATCCATTGTTCGAAATGAATTTATCGTAGTATCGCCTCTGATGACTATGATCTTCGATCAATGCACTCTTTTCGGCGCATGATGTTTTCCGTCTCAGTACCCCGGGCTCCCGCCCGAGGCTATGTTCTGTCGCTCCTTTGGAGCTATCCTTCTGCCAAACCGATAAAATTACCCTGTCTAAAACATTAAACAACCATCCTTCGATCTCTCCTTATATCGAAAGAATTACACAACACAGAGGCAGGGGATTAGATTTAGTTTTTCAATAAACAGGCCCTGTAAGGGTCAAATATAAATAGCCTCAGGTGTAGCGAGGCGGAACCTGGGGTAATTGAATTCATATCATATTGCCGCCGAATAGAGTGTTTGGTTAATATTATTAAACAAAATAGAGGCGGTTCTACACAAAGATTTGAGAAAAAGCATTATCAACCAAACACTATTAATCGGTTAATACGATAAAATAATCCTGTCTAAAACGTTCAGTTCAGATTCTTTTGCTTGAAATTAATTTATCGCAGTATCGCCTCTGATGACTACGAGCTTCAATCGAAGCCCTCTGTTCGGCGAATGGTGTTTTCTGTCTCTTTACCCCGGGCGGAAGCCCGGGGCTATGTTCTGTCGCTCCTTTGGAGCTATGAGAAGCAGGACAAGCTCTACTTTTTTGAGACACATTCCAAGATCCCCGTCTGACCGCTTCAAGCGGTCAGATGGGGATTTTTTAACTCAATACTTGATACCCGATACTTAATACTCACTACCTAATACCCAATACCTACCACAGACGACTCAAGACTCACATCTCCTGTCTCAAATCTCACATCTCAAAACTTCTCACGGATTGGTAAACACATACGTCAACACATTCGCACCAAATTGAAGGGCATCACGGTTGATCTCTTCCGGATTATCATGCTCATCATACGCCCAACCATCACTTGGGTTGGATTCATACGTGTAGAGCAGAACCATTCTTCCGTTTCGAAACAGAGCAAACGCCTGAGGTTGCTTTCCGTCGTGCTCATGTACTTTTGGAGGCCTTCCTTCAGAAAACGGATAGACAACACTGTAAATCGGGTGATTGGCTGGCAATTCAATCAATTCTTCATCCGGGAAAATCCTGTCCAGAAGAGGCCGGACATATTGATCCATTCCATAGTCGTCATCCACCATCAGAAAACCTCCGTTCTCCAGGTAGCGGCGAAGATTCTCCATTTCGGAGTTGTTCAGGGTAATATTTCCGTGTCCGGTTGCAAACAGAAACGGGTAGTTAAAAATATCACGGCTGCCAATTTGCACATCATCATACCTTTCAGAAATTCGAATCGGTAGATTTTGGTTGGCGAACTCAATCAGGTTGTTAAGTGCGGAGGGAGAACTGTACCAATCTCCTCCTCCCTGATATTGAACCCGGGCAATTTTAAATGAATCTTCAGTCTGCCTGCTTTCTGCATCAAAAACACCGCACAACAGCAGACAGATTGTTAAAATCGTAAATCGTATCATTATTACCCTAAACTCTGTTTTTCATTCGATGTTAAGATAGAAAACGGTAGTTTCATCCCAAACGTACAAAATGAAAAATCAGAACCTTGCTTAAACTACTTTTGATCGCTGCCGGCGGAGCCATCGGGGCATCCCTTCGATTCCTTACTTCATTGGCCGCTCAAAAAATCAGCAAACGCATCACATTTCTCACAGGAACTGTTTTTGTCAATTCCATTGGATGCCTCGCGGCCGGAGTATTTACCGCGTGGATCTCCATTTCAAACCCGTTTGGCAGTGACATTACCAGCATGCTCTCAATCGGAGTTTTAGGCTCTTACACTACATTTTCAACGTTTTCACTCGAGGTTTTCCAGCGTTTAGACAAGCCTCTTCGTGAACTTCTATCCTATCTTTTTGTTCAACTCGTTGTTGCAGTCAGCCTGGTCTTTGCGGGTTACTCTTTTACAATGCAATGGTTTGGGGGCGCAGCATGAATCGGCCGGATTTAAAATCGATAGGCTGGGTTGCACTTGGAGGAGCCATTGGCGCAGTGTTTCGCCATATTGCTAATCTCGGATTTGAATTTCTGCTACCTGGCACTGAACTTTTTACAGCTACTTCATTCGTTAATATTCTGGGAAGCTTTTTGATGGGATACTTCATTACTCACATTGCAGCCCATCAACAATCAAATGAGAAAAGATTGTTTCTGCTGACCGGACTAATTGGAAGTTTTACAACTTATTCAGGTTTTGGCCTGGAAGCGATGGCACTTTTCGGAGAGTCTCCACTTATCTTTTCTGCCTACATATTTAGTCAGCTTTTTTTGGGAATTGTAGGGCTTATTATCGGGGTGAAGGCGTCTAAATAGTTCACATTTTCATTTATATTGATAATAGCAGGCAACTAAATCATCAAGATTATGAAATCGAAATAATCTCAATTCTTCTGCTAATCTAGGATTATGTTGTAACGAAGATTCCAACCGGTCTGGTGCTCTATCCCCGCGAACCTCAAGGTTTGACCGAACGGGCGCATCAACTCGACTTTATGCAGCGCGTGATTGACTGGTTTGGGGAGCATGTGAAGTAGAAAAGAAAAATCACTTTATACATCCAGCTTTCGCAAAGAGAGCGGGATTTTTTATGAAAATATCTGAACTATAAGTAAGAGGCCAAGAGCGGTTTAAAGGAATTTTTTACAATTACCGGATTGAAATAAATTGACATTCTACCCTTTATCAAGTAATTAACATTTGTCTTATTTCAATCGAATTAAGCCTATCATACCTATGAAATCGACACTATCTCTGTTAGCCGTATTTTTGTTTTTAGGATGTGCCAATCAGGATGCTGAGCAGGCTGAAACCAATGCACCTGCCGAAGTTATTGTATCTGTTGAAGAGTGGGATGTGCCCTTCGATGACACCCGCTCCCGTGATCCTTATGTAGCACCTGACGAAACCGTCTATTTTGCCGGACAAAGAGCTCACTATGTAGGACATTTCAACCCGGAAACGGAAGAGTTCCGTGAACTCCCTCTTGAAGATGGTGCCGGTCCGCATACCGTTACCGTTGCAGATGACGGAACCGTGTGGTATGCCGGTAACCGTGCTCAACACATCGGTAAAATGGATCCCGAAACCGGGGAAATTACCAAATATATGATGGAAGATGACTACGCCCGTGACCCTCACACGTTCGCGTTTGATAAAGATGGTAACATCTGGTTTACGGCTCAGGGCGGAAACGGAGTTGGTTACTTTAATGTGGAAACCGGAGAAGCTACCGTCATTCCCGTGCCAACAGAACGGGCACGTCCTTATGGAATACGTATGGCACCTGACCAGGAAACACCATGGATTGCGCTCTTTGGCACCAACAAACTCGCAACTGTTGATCCAGAAACGATGGAGCTTACGGAGATCGAGCTTCCCCGCGAAGAGATTCGTCCCCGAAGACTCGATGTAACCTCAGACGGAAATGTTTGGTACGGAGACTATGCCACAGGCAAAATAGGAAAATACAATCCTACCGACGGTTCAATTCAGGAGTGGGATATGCCGGACGGAGAAGACTCTCGGCCCTATGCTGTTCTGAAAGATCATAAAGACAGAATTTGGCTTGGAGTCAGCGGGTCCGACCCAAGTAAGCTGGTA contains:
- a CDS encoding TraR/DksA C4-type zinc finger protein — translated: MTEQEKEELLEIIHDQIESTKVEVKELIELTKPISLDNSIGRLSRMDAINNKTINESALREKKKILQKLERAKERSKEGKLGTCLKCGEEIPFGRLKIMPYTTRCVKCANRP
- a CDS encoding DUF1611 domain-containing protein; the encoded protein is MINVIQIGIGALGKQVLQYLADRDGINVVGLVDLNPEVVGKNISDIADTNRSDVTVYKSLDDAISNAPEKPEVAVLTTVSSIEKLVSQVEEAANAGLHIVSTCEELTFPWEQHPEAANKIDSVCKENSVACLGTGVNPGFLMDYLPSAFTSVCQRVDSITVERVQDASVRRIPFQQKIGAALTHEEFQTKKDDGSLRHVGLPESVDLIAHAMGWVLDENRETLDPVIARDKITNGYKPIEKGNPAGVEQVGSGFINGVEKIKLVFRAAVGEEKSYDRITIKGLPNITTEIDGGLNGDVATCAITVNAVRSATASTPGLKTMLDVPVPAYFSDI
- a CDS encoding DUF4159 domain-containing protein; translated protein: MIRFTILTICLLLCGVFDAESRQTEDSFKIARVQYQGGGDWYSSPSALNNLIEFANQNLPIRISERYDDVQIGSRDIFNYPFLFATGHGNITLNNSEMENLRRYLENGGFLMVDDDYGMDQYVRPLLDRIFPDEELIELPANHPIYSVVYPFSEGRPPKVHEHDGKQPQAFALFRNGRMVLLYTYESNPSDGWAYDEHDNPEEINRDALQFGANVLTYVFTNP
- a CDS encoding fluoride efflux transporter FluC, encoding MLKLLLIAAGGAIGASLRFLTSLAAQKISKRITFLTGTVFVNSIGCLAAGVFTAWISISNPFGSDITSMLSIGVLGSYTTFSTFSLEVFQRLDKPLRELLSYLFVQLVVAVSLVFAGYSFTMQWFGGAA
- a CDS encoding fluoride efflux transporter FluC gives rise to the protein MNRPDLKSIGWVALGGAIGAVFRHIANLGFEFLLPGTELFTATSFVNILGSFLMGYFITHIAAHQQSNEKRLFLLTGLIGSFTTYSGFGLEAMALFGESPLIFSAYIFSQLFLGIVGLIIGVKASK
- a CDS encoding lyase, which produces MKSTLSLLAVFLFLGCANQDAEQAETNAPAEVIVSVEEWDVPFDDTRSRDPYVAPDETVYFAGQRAHYVGHFNPETEEFRELPLEDGAGPHTVTVADDGTVWYAGNRAQHIGKMDPETGEITKYMMEDDYARDPHTFAFDKDGNIWFTAQGGNGVGYFNVETGEATVIPVPTERARPYGIRMAPDQETPWIALFGTNKLATVDPETMELTEIELPREEIRPRRLDVTSDGNVWYGDYATGKIGKYNPTDGSIQEWDMPDGEDSRPYAVLKDHKDRIWLGVSGSDPSKLVAFDTESEEFVASQVIESAEGSIRHMDFDERTNSMWFGTDTGHIGRIVVN